CAACTGACTtctccaacccctccaccttcatcctgctgggcattccagGCCTGGAGGCGTCCCATGTCTGGATTTCCATCCCCTTCTGCGCAATCTATGCCATAGCCCTCTTGGGGAACTTCATCATCCTGTTCATCGTAAAGACGGAGCCgagcctccatgggcccatgtactatttcctttgCATGCTGGCCGTCACCGACCTGGTCCTGTCTACATCCATCCTCCCCAAAATGCTGACCATCTTCTGGTTCTATTCCAGGGAGATCAATTTCAGTGcatgcctcacccagatgtacttaaTTCTCAGCTTCTCTGTGATAGAGTCTGGGATCCTTGttgccatggcttttgatcgctacgtggccatctgtgatcccctgagacattccaccacccTATCAAATCCGGTGGTGGCCAAAATTGGCCTGGCCATGGTGCTGCGCGGCATCATGCTCATATTGCCACATCCTTTCCTGGCGAGGAgatggccatattgcagaaccaacatcattccCCACACGTACTGTGAGCACATAGCTGTGGTGAAGTTGGCCTGTGCCGACATCAGTCTCAGTAGTTACTACAGCCTCTCTGTGGCATTCTTGGTTATCGGTACGGATGTGTTTTTTATCGCCGTGTCCTATACCCAGAtactcagggccatcttcagcctcccaacaaaggacgcccggctcaagacttttgggacctgcggctcccacctctgtgtcatCTTAGCCTTTTACATCCCGCATCTCTTCGCTGCCCTCTCGCAACGATTTGGGCACAATGTGGCCCTGCATTTCCATGTTCTCATGGCAAACATATacctcctggtgccccccatgctaaaccccatcatctatggggtgaAGACCCAACAGATCCGGGAAAGGTTGGTCCAGCGCTTTACTCATAAAGGGACCTAaagttttctcctggtgctctggctctcagactgAGCTCCATGGAGAactggctggtgacatggtgctggactctcttccctgaatcactgaCTGGCCAGTCAAAGAGACATACAATTTTTGCCTGaccttactgtgctgtgtcagcGTCGCAAATTGGGGAATCTGTTTATGTGCAACTCATAGGGTTGCCACTGTTCTAATTGATGGTAACTGGAAGCCTGAGGGCCCgcctctctgccctgcctcttcccccaagctgcgcccctgctctgcctcttcccctcaaggccccgcccctcactcgctcctctcctccccacacccgTCACTCACTGGTTCACTCCTCTGACACTCTCAACCCAAAGCAccccatatttaccatggtgatgTAATTATTGTATATTTTGTGCAAAGTATtccctgtgaggtatcattctaaaagtcttaatcTGCTAAACATGATATCCCCTTGGgttgtatgtgaaattatgaaaTCTTGCTATGCGTGAATTACTCAAGTGTGATGTGAGGCTTGAAACACCccaaaccagcctttcaggtatgtCAAAAGAGTAGCCAGACAGTGTTAATTACTGTTGTCAACACTCATCCAGGGAAGAAACCACTAGCACAGGAACTCTGTGTAAGGAAGCCTCCTCAAAGGGAGTACGGAGAAAATGGAGAATGTTTGTCCAATGGGGGAAGACCCCCCACGTCACATACACAGACTTTCCAGCCAGCtgaaagaaactataaaagatggGGAGTTACATCAtcacttgtcttcactacccaacAACCCAACACCTGCAAGAAGCTGTGGAAGACAAAGGACTTTCAATGGGAGAGATGCAACCTGTGCAGATGCAGATGCAGCCTGTGCCTCAAGACTCTgtaagcctgcttgtatcatcaatCAGGGTGAGATATAGACAATTCTAATtcacagccctctgtggagaaagaagtggttcgggacaggccagtcagcctcacctctgttcctggaaaaatcatggagctggtcctcaaggaatcaattctggaGCACTTAGAGGAtcggaaagtgatcaggaacagtcagcatggattcaccaagggcaagtcattcctgattaacctaattgccttctatgaggagataactggctctgtggatgaggagaaagcagtggacggTTATTCCTTGAttatagcaaagcttttgattcgGTCTCGCACAgcattcttgccggcaagttaaagaagtatgggctagatgaatggactataaggtggatagaaatctggctaaatcgtcgggcccagtgggtagtgatcaatggctccatgtctagttggcagccggtatcaagcagagtgccccaagggtcggt
Above is a window of Chrysemys picta bellii isolate R12L10 unplaced genomic scaffold, ASM1138683v2 scaf4683, whole genome shotgun sequence DNA encoding:
- the LOC135980586 gene encoding olfactory receptor 52B2-like; this encodes DFSNPSTFILLGIPGLEASHVWISIPFCAIYAIALLGNFIILFIVKTEPSLHGPMYYFLCMLAVTDLVLSTSILPKMLTIFWFYSREINFSACLTQMYLILSFSVIESGILVAMAFDRYVAICDPLRHSTTLSNPVVAKIGLAMVLRGIMLILPHPFLARRWPYCRTNIIPHTYCEHIAVVKLACADISLSSYYSLSVAFLVIGTDVFFIAVSYTQILRAIFSLPTKDARLKTFGTCGSHLCVILAFYIPHLFAALSQRFGHNVALHFHVLMANIYLLVPPMLNPIIYGVKTQQIRERLVQRFTHKGT